The Chlorocebus sabaeus isolate Y175 chromosome 6, mChlSab1.0.hap1, whole genome shotgun sequence genome has a segment encoding these proteins:
- the ZNF177 gene encoding zinc finger protein 177 isoform X2, with the protein MAAGWLTTWSQNSVTFQEVAVDFSQEEWALLDRAQKNLYKDVMLENFRNLTSVGYQLCRHSLISKVDQEELKTDERGILQGDCADWEIRLKSKDAIAMQNIPGGKTSNGINMNCVRTHTGEMPYECSDCGKAFIFRSSLKKHTRSHTGEKPYECDHCGKSFSQSSHLNVHKRTHTGEKPYDCKECGKAFTVPSSLQKHVRTHTGEKPYECSDCGKAFIDQSSLKKHIRSHTGEKPYECNQCGKSFSTGSYLIVHKRTHTGEKTYECKECGKAFRNSSCLRVHVRTHTGEKPYKCIQCEKAFSTSTNLIMHKRIHTGQELHE; encoded by the exons ATGGCTGCAGGGTGGCTGACAACCTGGTCACAG AACTCCGTGACCTTCCAGGAAGTGGCAGTGGACTTTTCCCAGGAGGAGTGGGCATTGCTGGACCGTGCTCAAAAAAATCTATACAAAgatgtgatgctggagaactTTAGGAACCTGACCTCAGTGG GGTATCAGCTCTGCAGACACAGTCTGATCTCCAAGGTGGATCAAGAAGAGCTGAAGACAGATGAAAGAGGAATTCTACAAGGTGACTGTGCAG ACTGGGAAATTCGACTTAAATCAAAAGATGCAATTGCTATGCAGAACATTCCTGGGGGAAAAACATCCAATGGCATAAACATG AACTGTGtcagaactcacactggagagatgCCCTATGAATGCAGTgactgtgggaaagccttcatTTTTCGGTCTTCCCTTAAGAAACACACGAGAtctcatactggagagaagccttatgAGTGTGATCACTGTGGAAAATCCTTTAGCCAGAGCTCTCATCTGAATGTGCACAaaagaactcacactggagagaaaccctatgactgtaaagaatgtgggaaggCTTTCACTGTTCCTTCATCCCTTCAGAAACATGTGAGAacccacactggagagaaaccgtaTGAATGCAGTGACTGTGGAAAAGCCTTTATTGATCAGTCATCCCTTAAGAAACACATACGCTctcacactggagaaaagccttATGAGTGTAACCAGTGTGGAAAATCCTTCAGCACAGGCTCTTACCTTATTGTGCACAAGAGAACTCACACTGGTGAGAAAACCTATGAGtgtaaagaatgtgggaaggcctttagGAATTCCTCTTGCCTGAGGGTACACGtgagaactcacactggagagaagccttacaAATGTATTCAGTGTGAAAAAGCCTTTAGCACAAGCACTAACCTTATAATGCACAAGCGAATCCACACTGGCCAGGAACTCCATGAATGA
- the ZNF177 gene encoding zinc finger protein 177 isoform X1 — protein sequence MAAGWLTTWSQNSVTFQEVAVDFSQEEWALLDRAQKNLYKDVMLENFRNLTSVGYQLCRHSLISKVDQEELKTDERGILQGDCADWEIRLKSKDAIAMQNIPGGKTSNGINMAENQPGKNSLECNHCGKFRKNTLFICTRYCKGEKCYKYTEYGKVFNRPSTLRSHVSIHIGENTLEFTDCGKAFNQESSLGKHLRTPTGEKCHEYDQCDMSFSLHSSCSVHEQIPTGEKGDECSDYGKRSPLSVHRKIGSVEEGLECNEHEKTFTDPLSLQNCVRTHTGEMPYECSDCGKAFIFRSSLKKHTRSHTGEKPYECDHCGKSFSQSSHLNVHKRTHTGEKPYDCKECGKAFTVPSSLQKHVRTHTGEKPYECSDCGKAFIDQSSLKKHIRSHTGEKPYECNQCGKSFSTGSYLIVHKRTHTGEKTYECKECGKAFRNSSCLRVHVRTHTGEKPYKCIQCEKAFSTSTNLIMHKRIHTGQELHE from the exons ATGGCTGCAGGGTGGCTGACAACCTGGTCACAG AACTCCGTGACCTTCCAGGAAGTGGCAGTGGACTTTTCCCAGGAGGAGTGGGCATTGCTGGACCGTGCTCAAAAAAATCTATACAAAgatgtgatgctggagaactTTAGGAACCTGACCTCAGTGG GGTATCAGCTCTGCAGACACAGTCTGATCTCCAAGGTGGATCAAGAAGAGCTGAAGACAGATGAAAGAGGAATTCTACAAGGTGACTGTGCAG ACTGGGAAATTCGACTTAAATCAAAAGATGCAATTGCTATGCAGAACATTCCTGGGGGAAAAACATCCAATGGCATAAACATG GCAGAAAATCAACCTGGTAAGAACTCCCTGGAGTGTAACCATTGTGGGAAATTCAGAAAGAACACTCTCTTTATTTGTACAAGGTATTGCAAGGGAGAGAAATGCTATAAATATACAGAGTATGGCAAAGTCTTCAACCGTCCCTCAACTCTTAGGAGTCATGTGAGCATTCACATTGGAGAGAACACTCTTGAATTTACTGATTGTGGAAAAGCTTTCAATCAAGAGTCATCCCTTGGGAAACACTTAAGAACTCCCACAGGAGAGAAGTGTCATGAGTATGATCAATGTGATATGTCCTTCAGCCTTCACTCTTCCTGCTCAGTACATGAGCAAATACCTACTGGAGAGAAAGGCGATGAATGCAGTGACTATGGCAAGAGATCTCCCCTTAGTGTCCACAGAAAAATTGGTAGTGTGGAGGAGGGTCTGGAATGTAATGAACATGAGAAAACTTTCACTGACCCTTTGTCCCTTCAGAACTGTGtcagaactcacactggagagatgCCCTATGAATGCAGTgactgtgggaaagccttcatTTTTCGGTCTTCCCTTAAGAAACACACGAGAtctcatactggagagaagccttatgAGTGTGATCACTGTGGAAAATCCTTTAGCCAGAGCTCTCATCTGAATGTGCACAaaagaactcacactggagagaaaccctatgactgtaaagaatgtgggaaggCTTTCACTGTTCCTTCATCCCTTCAGAAACATGTGAGAacccacactggagagaaaccgtaTGAATGCAGTGACTGTGGAAAAGCCTTTATTGATCAGTCATCCCTTAAGAAACACATACGCTctcacactggagaaaagccttATGAGTGTAACCAGTGTGGAAAATCCTTCAGCACAGGCTCTTACCTTATTGTGCACAAGAGAACTCACACTGGTGAGAAAACCTATGAGtgtaaagaatgtgggaaggcctttagGAATTCCTCTTGCCTGAGGGTACACGtgagaactcacactggagagaagccttacaAATGTATTCAGTGTGAAAAAGCCTTTAGCACAAGCACTAACCTTATAATGCACAAGCGAATCCACACTGGCCAGGAACTCCATGAATGA